A single Pan troglodytes isolate AG18354 chromosome X, NHGRI_mPanTro3-v2.0_pri, whole genome shotgun sequence DNA region contains:
- the HSD17B10 gene encoding 3-hydroxyacyl-CoA dehydrogenase type-2, with amino-acid sequence MAAACRSVKGLVAVITGGASGLGLATAERLVGQGASAVLLDLPNSGGEAQAKKLGNNCVFAPADVTSEKDVQTALALAKGKFGRVDVAVNCAGIAVASKTYNLKKGQTHTLEDFQRVLDVNLMGTFNVIRLVAGEMGQNEPDQGGQRGVIINTASVAAFEGQVGQAAYSASKGGIVGMTLPIARDLAPIGIRVMTIAPGLFGTPLLTSLPEKVCNFLASQVPFPSRLGDPAEYAHLVQAIIENPFLNGEVIRLDGAIRMQP; translated from the exons ATGGCAGCAGCGTGTCGGAGCGTGAAG GGCCTGGTGGCGGTAATAACCGGAGGAGCCTCGGGCCTGGGCCTGGCCACGGCGGAGCGACTTGTGGGGCAGGGAGCCTCTGCTGTGCTTCTGGACCTGCCCAACTCGGGTGGGGAGGCCCAGGCCAAGAAGTTAGGAAACAACTGCGTTTTCGCCCCAGCCGAC GTGACCTCTGAGAAGGATGTGCAAACAGCTCTGGCTCTAGCAAAAGGAAAGTTTGGCCGTGTGGATGTAGCTGTCAACTGTGCAGGCATCGCGGTGGCTAGCAAGACGTACAACTTAAAGAAGGGCCAGACCCATACCTTGGAAGACTTCCAGCGAGTTCTTGAT GTGAATCTCATGGGCACCTTCAATGTGATCCGCCTGGTGGCTGGTGAGATGGGCCAGAATGAACCAGACCAGGGAGGCCAACGTGGGGTCATCATCAACACTGCCAGTGTGGCTGCCTTCGAGGGTCAG GTTGGACAAGCTGCATACTCTGCTTCCAAGGGGGGAATAGTGGGCATGACACTGCCCATTGCTCGGGATCTGGCTCCCATAGGTATCCGGGTGATGACCATTGCCCCAG GTCTGTTTGGCACCCCACTGCTGACCAGCCTCCCAGAGAAAGTGTGCAACTTCTTGGCCAGCCAAGTGCCCTTCCCTAGCCGACTGGGTGACCCTGCTGAGTATGCTCACCTGGTACAGGCCATCATCGAGAACCCATTCCTCAATGGAGAGGTCATCCGGCTGGATGGGGCCATTCGTATGCAGCCTTGA